From the genome of Metarhizium brunneum chromosome 4, complete sequence, one region includes:
- the APP1 gene encoding Phosphatidate phosphatase APP1: MAHKNYTPSTLASAMQLKTRKEKKFDEIESRLGLAKSSTIPLAQGQSRLTGWLNRFNLLQPFAKPATDNDIVWLLDNTAYKSTRTGGWQAEFVAAVFEREDKETLMDMVTGVIRAVGLADDAAERDTVEERVLPFLWDIRPATIVTASQNSKELKLGPTNINGLTSNMLKISSGNSGSLVNASTKIGGGRGSIIKMQTYYAGEDGWGIISDIDDTIKVTMTSDPVGILRETFINSPAPIPGMPELYTEIKSFLPKDTAWFYLSASPYNLYPFLKQFRKQYYPPGTLILRDSSWKTVAGLLSALTLRTEEYKVDRMKKINRWLPRRKMIVIGDSTQSDPEAYGEMYRTVPGWIRLILIRKATDVAAVGIDEKNEPERFEKAFKDIPRDAWHVFEDPKECVEIIGKTIQREN, from the exons atggcacaCAAGAATTACACACCGTCAACCCTTGCCAGTGCGATGCAGCTCAAAACTCGAAAGGAGAAAAAGTTCGACGAGATCGAGTCCAGACTTGGTCTTGCCAAAAGCTCCACGATACCACTGGCACAAGGACAGTCGCGCCTCACCGGCTGGCTCAATCGATTCAATCTACTCCAGCCATTTGCAAAACCTGCGACAGACAATGACATTGTCTGGCTGCTCGATAACACCGCCTACAAATCCACGAGAACAGGGGGCTGGCAGGCCGAGTTTGTTGCCGCCGTGTTCGAGCGTGAGGACAAGGAAACGCTCATGGATATGGTGACGGGAGTTATACGCGCAGTGGGATTAGCAGATGATGCCGCCGAACGCGACACAGTTGAAGAGAGAGTTCTTCCGTTTCTCTGGGATATTCGTCCTGCCACAATTGTCACGGCTAGCCAAAACAGCAAGGAGTTGAAGTTGGGGCCAACAAATATTAACGGGCTTACCTCGAATATGCTGAAAATCTCAAGTGGCAACAGCGGCTCACTTGTGAATGCGTCCACAAAGATTGgcggtggccgtggcagcatcatcaagaTGCAAACATACTATGCCGGAGAAGACGGTTGGGGGATTATTTCTG ATATAGATGACACAATCAAGGTCACGATGACGAGTGACCCAGTCGGTATACTCCGCGAAACGTTCATCAACTCGCCAGCTCCTATCCCTGGAATGCCCGAGCTTTATACAGAGATCAAGTCCTTTTTACCAAAAGACACTGCCTGGTTCTACCTTTCAGCCTCTCCATACAACCTGTATCCCTTTTTGAAACAGTTCCGGAAGCAATATTATCCACCAGGTACTTTGATTCTTCGTGATTCAAGCTGGAAAACGGTGGCGGGCTTGCTTTCTGCGTTGACACTGAGAACGGAGGAATATAAGGTGGATCGGATGAAGAAAATAAACAGGTGGCTACCAAGGAGGAAAATGATTGTGATTGGAGATTCGACGCAATCGGACCCAGAGGCGTACGGGGAAAT GTATCGAACTGTGCCAGGATGGATTAGACTCATTTTGATACGAAAGGCCACCGATGTTGCCGCTGTTGGGATTGATGAGAAGAACGAGCCAGAGAGATTCGAGAAAGCCTTCAAGGACATTCCTCGTGACGCCTGGCACGTGTTCGAAGATCCAAAAGAGTGTGTGGAGATCATTGGGAAGACTATACAGAGAGAGAATTGA